The sequence CCGTGATAGCCCGTCAGGAGCTCCGCACTCAGGTCCGCTACGGCCGCCACGTCCTTGCCGGAGTGGCCGTAGCCGGTGTCGTCGGCCGCGAAGGGGAGGCCGAAGCGGTCGTACCAGCCGTCCGCGGTCCAGATCTGCTCGGTGCCGGCCACCCCGGCGAGGTGGTCGTCCTGGATCCTGGTGAGGTGCCAGACCAGCCAGGCGATCGAGTTGGCGTCGTCGGGGCGGGTGCCGAGCTCGTCGGGGTCGAGCCCGGAGACCACGTCCTCGACGACCTCACGGATGCGTCCGAAGGCGTCGACAAGCAGATCCGTGCTGGCGTTCATTCAGGGCTCCTTTGCGGCGGCGGGGGGCCTCGCGCGGACGGTCCGCGGATACCGGTACCGGTGGACCGGGGTGTCGCGCTCCGGTGGCGGTCAGGCACCCGGAGGGCGTCGGCCCCGGCAGCCCGCCCATGGTCGCAAGCCGGCCCCGGGAATCGGTGCGGGGCAGGCCGAGAGCCGGGATTATCCCGGATCGGGGAACCCGATCGCGCGCCGGAGGCGAGGGGCGGCAACGGGAGACGCCCGGTGGCCCCCCACGGGTCACCGGGCGTCTGGTGCCGATCTGCCGGGCCTTTCAGCGCTCGGCAGGTCCGGTCATCGCGGCCAGCACGGAGCGCCAGTCCTCGTCCGGCTGTGCGCGCAGGGACGGTGCCAGCCGACCGGCGTGGTAGTGCCAGCGGTGATCGAGGTCCGGGTGGACCTCGTCCGTCTCCTGGATCTCGCTGTCGCTGCCGAGCAGTTCGGTCAGTCCGGTGGCGAGGTCCCGCCAGGAGAGGTGCCCGCTGACGGCGTTGGCGACGCCGTGCACGGGCGAGTCCAGACAGGAGACCACGGCCCGGGCCAGGGCCGCGGCATGCACCCAGGCCGCGCCGTACCACGCATGACCGTGCGTCCCCGGCCGAGGCAGGACGATCGGCCGCCCCTCCCGCGCCGCTTGGTACAGCACCCCGGTCGCACCCCAGCGCAACTGGTCCCGCAGCCGTTGGTGCGCTCCCCAGACGAGCGGGGAACGGACGGCGCTCGCGCCGCCCCGGCCCTGGGCGCCGGCCGCTCGCAGCAGCAGCCCTTCGCAGTCGACCTTCGCCTGTCCGTACCCGCTCAGCGGCTGTTGCGAGGCGGACTCCTCCGCCACCCACTCGCCGGCCGGGTGCCCGTAGGCGTCCACACTGCTGACGAAGACGAACGGGCCGCGCGACCAGGTGCCGACCATCGCGGCCATCGCCGTCACATCGACCTCGGGCCGGGTGAAGGTGCAGGCCGCGTGGATCACCGCGTCGGCGCTGTCGACGGCCTTGCGCAGGCCGTCGAGGTCGGTGAGGTCGCCCTCGATGACGTCCACGCCTTCCCCGGCGACGAGGTGGGCCGATTCGGGGCGGGCCAGGGCCAGGACCGGACGTCCCCGGGCGGCCAGTTCACGCAGGACGAACGCGCCGACCCCGCCGGTGCCGCCGGTGACCAGCACCGTGCCCTCGCGCGTGCGCCGCGGGCGGGAGGAGGCGGCCGTGGGCGCGGCGGCCCGCTCCGCCTCACGTGCCGCCAGCAGCGCGGTGACCGCGCGCGGGGTGCGGGCCTGCATGATGTCCAGGCCGGTCAGCGGCAGTTTCAGCGCCCGGCGCAGACGCTCGGCGAGCTGGACGGCGACCAGCGAGTGGCCGCCGAGCAGGAAGAAGTCGTCGTCCGGCCCGGGCTTGTGCCCCAGGAGGTCGGTGAACCCGTCGGTGACGGCATCCGCGTGTGCCCCCTCCGGTGCGGGGGCCGACGGGAACCCCGGGAGCCGGGCCGGATCGGGCGTGCCGTCGGCCGTGCGCGGCAGGGTGTCCAGCAGGGTCACCGCGGCGGGTACCAGGTCAGCGGCGAGCGCCGTGCGCAGCCGGGAGCGGAGCTCGGCGGGGGAGGGGCCGCCGATGCCGCGCAGTACGGCATAGGCCAGCAGCGGGCCGCCGGCCGGTTCGGCCACGGCGGCCTCGGCCACCTCGGGGTACGAGCGCAGCAGTGCCTCGGCCGGGTGTCCGCCGGTTTCGCCCCCGGCCGCCGCCGGCGGCCCGCCGGGCAGCCGGGACAGAGCGAGGCCCGGGTCGTCCGCCACCGCGGTGAGCAGGGCCGCGTAGTGCGCACCGAGAGCGGCCGCCGCCTCCTCGTCCAGCGCGGTCCGGCTGTACTGGACGAGTCCGGCGGGGGTTTCGGTGTCCACCATGCCGAAGGAGAGGTCGAACTTGGCTTCTCCGGCGCCGACTTCGACGTAGCTGTCCGCCAGGCCGGGCAGCCGCAGCGTCGTGGGTTCGCCCAGGACGTCCGAGGTCACCCGGATCAGCGCCGTCCCGTCGGCGCCGCGGGCGGCGGCGCCGAGGCGGTCGAGGATCAGGTCGAACGGGACCTCGCGGCGCTGCTGGGCGTCCAGCAGCGCCTCTCGTACCCGCTCCAGAAGGACGGTGAAGGACGGGTCGCCGGCGGTGTTCACGCGGACCGGAAGGGTGTTGACGCACAGTCCGACCAGGCCGCGCATCTCCGGGCCCTGCCGGTGGGTGCCGGCGACCCCGATCACCAGGTCGTCCTGGCCGGTGAAGCGGTGCAACGCGGCGAAGGACGCGGCGAGCGCGACGGTGAACAGGGTGGCCCGGTTGCGGCGGCCGAGTTCGCGCAGGGCGGCCGGTACCCGTGGGTCGAGCGGGGCGCTGTGGACACCGGCCGGGCGGACGCCGGTGTCGGCGGGGCGGGTG is a genomic window of Streptomyces sp. Edi2 containing:
- a CDS encoding DUF664 domain-containing protein, whose amino-acid sequence is MNASTDLLVDAFGRIREVVEDVVSGLDPDELGTRPDDANSIAWLVWHLTRIQDDHLAGVAGTEQIWTADGWYDRFGLPFAADDTGYGHSGKDVAAVADLSAELLTGYHGAVHDNTVQYLAGIDDKDMKRVVDRGWTPPVTLGVRLVSVIADDLQHAGQAAYVRGLLGL
- a CDS encoding condensation domain-containing protein — translated: MGTPPTRRSRNRRSTPTSRAASRRAPTLWKRAWTTGQAASKASARCVCPAPRTRPADTGVRPAGVHSAPLDPRVPAALRELGRRNRATLFTVALAASFAALHRFTGQDDLVIGVAGTHRQGPEMRGLVGLCVNTLPVRVNTAGDPSFTVLLERVREALLDAQQRREVPFDLILDRLGAAARGADGTALIRVTSDVLGEPTTLRLPGLADSYVEVGAGEAKFDLSFGMVDTETPAGLVQYSRTALDEEAAAALGAHYAALLTAVADDPGLALSRLPGGPPAAAGGETGGHPAEALLRSYPEVAEAAVAEPAGGPLLAYAVLRGIGGPSPAELRSRLRTALAADLVPAAVTLLDTLPRTADGTPDPARLPGFPSAPAPEGAHADAVTDGFTDLLGHKPGPDDDFFLLGGHSLVAVQLAERLRRALKLPLTGLDIMQARTPRAVTALLAAREAERAAAPTAASSRPRRTREGTVLVTGGTGGVGAFVLRELAARGRPVLALARPESAHLVAGEGVDVIEGDLTDLDGLRKAVDSADAVIHAACTFTRPEVDVTAMAAMVGTWSRGPFVFVSSVDAYGHPAGEWVAEESASQQPLSGYGQAKVDCEGLLLRAAGAQGRGGASAVRSPLVWGAHQRLRDQLRWGATGVLYQAAREGRPIVLPRPGTHGHAWYGAAWVHAAALARAVVSCLDSPVHGVANAVSGHLSWRDLATGLTELLGSDSEIQETDEVHPDLDHRWHYHAGRLAPSLRAQPDEDWRSVLAAMTGPAER